A genomic stretch from Penaeus vannamei isolate JL-2024 chromosome 6, ASM4276789v1, whole genome shotgun sequence includes:
- the LOC138861896 gene encoding uncharacterized protein, translating to MMWNTTDDGSFWLAVDGRLYLTFSSTVKAGNAKDLCSQFPGFRLGVFSALESMAALKEFYDRDGTQVSVDLSTSNVWGDGVRYDQTKSLYDRTFVSNYNYVMLDGTLTHKGRREDVRLLCQADLANAEHP from the exons ATGATGTGGAACA CCACCGACGACGGGTCCTTCTGGCTGGCCGTGGATGGGCGCCTGTACCTGACCTTCAGCAGTACGGTGAAGGCAGGGAACGCCAAGGACTTGTGCAGCCAGTTCCCCGGGTTCCGACTGGGGGTCTTCTCCGCCCTCGAGTCCATGGCCGCTCTGAAGGAGTTCTACGACAgagatg GCACTCAGGTGTCAGTCGACCTCTCAACCAGCAACGTCTGGGGGGATGGCGTGCGCTACGACCAGACGAAGAGCCTCTACGACCGAACCTTCGTCTCAAATTACAACTACGTCATGCTGGACGGGACCTTAACGCATAAGGGCAGAAGGGAGGACGTCAGGTTGCTGTGTCAGGCAGATCTTGCTAATGCAGAACACCCTTGA